From the Entelurus aequoreus isolate RoL-2023_Sb linkage group LG24, RoL_Eaeq_v1.1, whole genome shotgun sequence genome, the window CTCAGTGCTCATTTTTTATAACGTAAATTTTAAAAGGTGTTCTTGTATTATCCCAGATTTCCACACAGTAGTTAAGATATGGCAATAAGAGTGCAACACTATAGCgttcaaaacatttatttttctagTTAATTGTTTTTGCTTTCTTGATCTATTTTACTATTGTATGTCCTTTTCTGCAAATTAGCTGCCATACTCTGCTTACCCAAACTACCAAGAAACAAAAAGTATGGGTAATCCAGTAGTGAAATAATGTGTCATTTTACTGTGATAAaagtatgcaaaaaaaaaattaagttcacaaTTACAATTACAGTTGAGAGCGTGTAACACATAAAGAATTGCCTTCTGTCCTTGAATAGATACTCTGTTCAACTAGCAAAAGGAAACTGTGTAGAATAATCATGGATGTGTGTATCATTATTTAGCCACTTAATTGCTATTCTCTGATTGACactgtaaaatactgacattaaCGTgtaaaatacacacatacaacAGAGAGAAATACAATACATAATAGAATTTTAAATGCATTTTGAAACACAATCTAACATCTAGTTATCTtgttaaaaagtcacaaaaagctactctttttcttttttgggcATGTCGAATTGTGCAAGTGTAACCAAAAATGTTCCTAAGTttgaaatacacaaaaacatgaccaTGCTTGAGTGAAAGCTTCATGAAAGCTTCATTTGCACTTTTTTTCAATCTATAACTTGCTATCCTATTATAGCTTTGTGAGGAACGGGAGTGCTTGGGCAGACTGTCGTGACATCACTCCCCGCAAATATAGGGTTGGAGGAGGAAAACTATGACTCATCCTCTTCTCTCCTGCCAGGCTGACGAAGCAGAGCCCCCTCCTCTGCCATTTTCCTTTTCTTTTCACACAAATGCTTTGTGAAGTGGTGTTGAAAACTCAAATTTTTCCAGACTATATTTTGTCCTGGTGGTAATGATTAAGTTAATTTAAGACCTGCAAccctacttacttacttacttaggcctttaaattccctaAGGAACATAGGCCATTGATGAAACTCCTCCATCCCCTTCGGTCTTGTGCCCTCCGCtccagttgttgccatgacagcccttgCGCCTTCATCTCCTGCTCTGTGGTTCTTCTCCAGGTGGCTCTAGGCCTTCCTCTCTTCCTCTTGCCTTGTGGGTTCCATGTTAGAGCATGTTTTGTGATTTATGTATTGTGTCTACGCAGTGTGTGACCGATCCAGTTCCATTTCCTCCTCCTGATTTGTGTTTCTATTGTGTCTGTAACCCTACTTTACTATTAAACACGTGAATATTTTCTAAGCAGCTCTTTTTGTGTTGTTGACAGGTCGAACTGGGCGATACACTCTGGTAGAAAAATGGCGGGACACCGAGCGGCATCTAGTCCCTCACGAGAGCCCGGTGGCCTCTCTGAACACCTGGGGTCAATACGCAGGCGATGTCCAGCTGATCTTGCTTCGCACAGGCCCGTCCCTGACTGAACGGCCTCCCTCAGAAGGGCCCCCGCTCAGGGGGCCTGAACGTGGGTTTCATCGCCAGAGCCTGCCCCCGCTTGCAAAGCTTCACCATCCAAATGAACGCTCCCTCCGACGCCGTGAGCCCCGCCGCAAGTCCCTCACCTTTACAGGAGCGCCCCGAGGTCTAAGGGAGATTCTGGGCGGAGGTAGATCAACTGAAGCAGAAACCAAGAGGAGGTTCTACCTGGGAAACGGTGGGACTCACCATCATGCTGGAGGAGCCACTGGGACTGCATGCCATGGCCTGTGGGCCTGTCGAATGGAGGACCTGGTTCGAGTGGTGGGCCTACAGAGAGAGACACTCGGTGTGCTGGACAAGAAAATGGAGTTCTACGAAGCTGAGCTCAAAGCCTGGGCTGAGGGGCGTGGGGGGCGAGCGCCAGGGTGCAGCGGAGACTTGGGCGAGGACCTGATGGAGGAGATCCTTAAACTAGAAAAGCATCTGAGGAAGAACGACGTAGAGATGGAGGAAGAGGAGTTTTGGGCCACGGAACTGCAGATTGAGCTGGAGAGTGAGAGACAGCTGGAGGACAGGCTGCAGGAGCTGCGTGGTTGTTTGCAAGGCTGCGAAAAGGAGATTGAAGACAAGCTGGCAATGGTTCAGGTTTGCTCTCCGCAGGAGGTCTTTGTTCACATTGTTTGATTTGAGCTTTCTTTGGACACCCACGTCTTTAAGTGTTTTAGGTAATAGTATCCTTTCCCATATCAGGGTGTGGAAGCTGGTCTGGAGGAGATGCGGCTGCAAAGAGAGCATCAGGAGACCGAGTGGCTAAA encodes:
- the LOC133641508 gene encoding ras association domain-containing protein 8, yielding MELKVWVDGVQRVVCGVTEATTCQEVVIALAQAIGRTGRYTLVEKWRDTERHLVPHESPVASLNTWGQYAGDVQLILLRTGPSLTERPPSEGPPLRGPERGFHRQSLPPLAKLHHPNERSLRRREPRRKSLTFTGAPRGLREILGGGRSTEAETKRRFYLGNGGTHHHAGGATGTACHGLWACRMEDLVRVVGLQRETLGVLDKKMEFYEAELKAWAEGRGGRAPGCSGDLGEDLMEEILKLEKHLRKNDVEMEEEEFWATELQIELESERQLEDRLQELRGCLQGCEKEIEDKLAMVQGVEAGLEEMRLQREHQETEWLNEAEARAQVLRVKAELKAQERQAVQLESSCRAVDRSLGQSSKKLQDMQHELEQLTKELRQVNLQQFIKQTGSRVTVLPAEPAEDDSTTSTRVIDLVPLTGSLKRHVTLHQMSSHLRVLNSPLSSGLNPEGIYV